The uncultured Cohaesibacter sp. genome window below encodes:
- a CDS encoding ABC transporter permease, with amino-acid sequence MASVTTTDTATQKPSSLPIGMLLLKLRTFIALIVVVAFFAILVPNFLSVANLMIMSKHVAINAFLAIGMTFVIITGGIDLSVGSIVGLAGMVAGGLILNGLPLEVVGYTVYFNVPEIILITLVLGIIIGAINGLLITRLNVAPFIATLGMLYAARGMAMLSSDGSTFPNLIGSPELGNTGFPWLGAGTILGVPVSIVILVVLAIGAAYLSRHTPLGRHIYAVGGNENAAKLSGVKVNRTKMFVYMFSGFCAAIAGLIVASQLVAAHPATGNMFELNAIAAAVLGGTSMAGGRGRIGGTIIGAFVIGILSDGLVMMGVSSFWQMVIKGVVIVGAVVIDQIQRDLQRKAALQQNQTQ; translated from the coding sequence ATGGCATCCGTTACCACCACCGATACCGCCACGCAGAAGCCGTCATCCCTGCCGATCGGCATGCTGCTGCTCAAGCTGAGAACCTTCATCGCCCTGATCGTCGTGGTCGCCTTCTTTGCGATCCTGGTGCCGAACTTCCTGTCCGTGGCCAACCTGATGATCATGTCCAAGCACGTGGCCATCAACGCCTTTCTCGCCATTGGCATGACCTTCGTCATCATCACCGGCGGCATCGACCTGTCGGTCGGCTCCATCGTCGGATTGGCAGGCATGGTCGCCGGCGGCCTGATCCTCAACGGCCTGCCGCTCGAGGTCGTCGGCTATACCGTCTATTTCAACGTGCCCGAGATCATCCTGATCACCCTCGTGCTGGGTATCATTATCGGTGCTATCAACGGGCTGCTGATCACCCGACTCAACGTCGCCCCGTTCATCGCCACGCTGGGTATGCTCTATGCAGCACGCGGCATGGCCATGCTGTCGTCTGACGGCTCGACATTCCCCAACCTGATCGGCTCGCCCGAGCTGGGCAACACCGGCTTCCCGTGGCTCGGGGCTGGCACCATCCTTGGCGTTCCCGTCTCGATCGTCATTCTGGTCGTGCTGGCGATTGGCGCGGCCTATCTCTCCCGCCACACGCCGCTTGGCCGTCACATCTATGCGGTCGGAGGCAATGAGAATGCTGCCAAGCTCTCCGGCGTCAAGGTCAACCGCACCAAGATGTTCGTCTACATGTTCTCCGGCTTCTGCGCCGCGATTGCCGGGCTCATCGTCGCCTCGCAGCTGGTGGCCGCCCATCCGGCAACGGGCAACATGTTCGAGCTCAACGCCATCGCAGCAGCCGTTCTGGGCGGCACCTCGATGGCTGGTGGCCGCGGCAGGATCGGCGGCACGATCATCGGCGCCTTCGTCATCGGCATCCTGTCTGACGGCCTCGTCATGATGGGGGTCAGTTCCTTCTGGCAGATGGTCATCAAGGGCGTCGTGATTGTCGGAGCCGTGGTCATCGACCAGATCCAGCGTGATCTGCAGCGCAAGGCCGCCCTGCAACAGAACCAGACGCAGTAA